ATACAAGTTATTTTTTAAGATTTCTTTGGTTCTCTCGTCTATCTCTTTCCAACTTTTTGTAGTTATAGGAGCAAACGTCCTTTTTAGAAATTCCATAGATTCACACCTCCTGAGATCATAAGACTTATGGCCTTATAAGTCCTTTGTCTAAATTGTTTTCTGCTTCATGTTCTACAGTGGATTTTTCTACCTCAGTTACAGGTGATTCTGTAAAAAGATATGTTCTCAAGGCCTTGTCAAATTCAGGAATTCTTCTTCTCAAAACCTCTAAAACCATGGCTGCGTGTTCCATCTCTTCGTCGCGATTGTGCTTTACAACAGCTTTTACTTCTGGATCTTTTGACACAGACATTCTTTGGTTGTACCAATCAATTGCTTCAAGTTCTTCTATAAGGCTTCTAATAAGTCTTGTTAAATCTCTATCAAAATCTTGGAGTTCTTCGTATGGTTCGTGATAACTCATTCAAGTTCCCCCCTTTTTTTAAATCTTTTTAGATTCCATTTCTATTATAACATTCCTAATAGTGCTTTTTGATTTTTCAAACAGAATATTTTCTTCATGTGTCAGATTAAGTCTTAGTACTTTCTCCACACCTTTGCGACCTAAAACAGCCGGGTAACCAATGTACACATCATCAATTAAGACAGAAGGTGTCCACACCTTTTTTTCGTCTTTGATCATACTTTCTATAATTGAACCTACGACAGAGCCTATTGCTAAATATGTTGCTCCCTTCTTCTGGATAATCTTGTATGCTGCATTTTTTACTTCTTCAACTAATATTTCTAAATTAGGACACTTTCCAGCCACATAATTTTTGCACTGAATACAATAATCTACAAGTTTTAATCCACCAATGGTAGCTATTGAAAATGGTACAAATTCACTGTCACCATGTTCACCGATGACGTATGCATGTATACTGCTTGGTGCGATATCACAGATACTTGACAACAAAGTTCTCAGCCTTGCAGTATCAAGTGTTGTGCCAGTACCTATTACCTTGTTACTGCTAAATCCAGTATATTTCCAAAGAAAATAAGTTAGGACATCAACAGGGTTTGTAACGTTTATTATTATGCTATCTTGAGCATATATTCTTAGTTCATGTGCAATTTGTTTTATAATCTTCAAGTTTTTTTCCACAAGATCTAATCTTGTCTCGCCTGGTTTTTGACTATAGCCTGCTGTTATAACAACAAAATCGCTGTCAAATATATTTTCGTGTGATCCCGCTTTAACATTGCATTTCTTAAACATTGCAGAACTGTGTAATAAATCAAGAGCTTCACCCTCAGCCTTCTCTGTA
The window above is part of the Fervidobacterium sp. genome. Proteins encoded here:
- a CDS encoding ferritin-like domain-containing protein — translated: MSYHEPYEELQDFDRDLTRLIRSLIEELEAIDWYNQRMSVSKDPEVKAVVKHNRDEEMEHAAMVLEVLRRRIPEFDKALRTYLFTESPVTEVEKSTVEHEAENNLDKGLIRP
- a CDS encoding L-lactate dehydrogenase — protein: MKVSIYGAGRVGVSVAFSLIHRALIDEIVLVDIDTEKAEGEALDLLHSSAMFKKCNVKAGSHENIFDSDFVVITAGYSQKPGETRLDLVEKNLKIIKQIAHELRIYAQDSIIINVTNPVDVLTYFLWKYTGFSSNKVIGTGTTLDTARLRTLLSSICDIAPSSIHAYVIGEHGDSEFVPFSIATIGGLKLVDYCIQCKNYVAGKCPNLEILVEEVKNAAYKIIQKKGATYLAIGSVVGSIIESMIKDEKKVWTPSVLIDDVYIGYPAVLGRKGVEKVLRLNLTHEENILFEKSKSTIRNVIIEMESKKI